One region of Arvicola amphibius chromosome 3, mArvAmp1.2, whole genome shotgun sequence genomic DNA includes:
- the Arpp21 gene encoding cAMP-regulated phosphoprotein 21 isoform X17 codes for MSEQGELTPTIVEEGRTEPESAPENGILKSESLDEEEKLELQRRLAAQNQERRKSKSGAGKGKLTRSLAVCEESSARPGGDSHQDQTL; via the exons ATGTCTGAGCAAGGAGAACTGACCCCAACCATAGTGGAGGAAGGGCGGACCGAGCCAGAGTCTGCCCCGGAAAATGGCATCCTCAAATCGGAAAGTCTGGATGAGGAAGAGAAGCTGGAACTTCAG CGGCGACTGGCGGCTCAgaaccaagaaagaagaaaatccaaG TCAGGAGCAGGCAAAGGGAAGCTCACCAGAAGTCTGGCTGTCTGTGAAGAGTCTTCTGCTAGACCTGGAGGGGACAGTCATCAAGACCAG actctctga